One window of the Triticum dicoccoides isolate Atlit2015 ecotype Zavitan chromosome 3B, WEW_v2.0, whole genome shotgun sequence genome contains the following:
- the LOC119275040 gene encoding PRA1 family protein F3-like yields MSKYGTIPTSSSAAAGAPHLGGASPLDFISRAKARGATALATRRPWRELADVHAVGLPPSLGDAYLRVRANLAHFAMNYAIVVLVVVFLSLLWQPISLIVFLVCMVGWLVLYFLRDEPIVLFGRVVGDGVVLAVLAAVTLILLLLTGATTNILTSLLIGFVLVVVHAALHKAEDNVDEEVGRWYAPVPAQ; encoded by the coding sequence atgtCCAAGTACGGCACCatccccacctcctcctccgccgccgcggggGCGCCTCACCTCGGCGGCGCCTCCCCGCTCGACTTCATCTCCCGCGCCAAGGCCCGCGGCGCGACGGCGCTGGCCACCCGCCGGCCATGGCGCGAGCTCGCGGACGTGCACGCCGTCGGGCTGCCCCCGAGCCTCGGCGACGCCTACCTGCGCGTGCGCGCCAACCTCGCCCACTTCGCCATGAACTACGCCatcgtcgtcctcgtcgtcgtcttcctctccctcctctggcAGCCCATCTCCCTCATCGTCTTCCTCGTCTGTATGGTCGGCTGGCTCGTCCTCTACTTCCTCCGAGACGAGCCCATCGTCCTCTTCGGCCGCGTCGTCGGCGACGGCGTGGTCCTCGCCGTGCTCGCTGCTGTCACGCTCATCCTCCTGCTGCTCACCGGCGCCACCACCAACATCCTCACGTCGCTGCTCATCGGCTTCGTGCTCGTCGTGGTGCACGCCGCACTGCACAAGGCGGAGGACAACGTTGACGAAGAAGTCGGCCGCTGGTACGCGCCGGTGCCAGCGCAGTAG
- the LOC119280946 gene encoding uncharacterized protein LOC119280946 — MARTGASASLFVLVCCLLVGSVPARLPVELPTQVVPDAVDRVAAAEPLLDKQLAAAEAANPTKVHSITEEEEMVVHPARQLPQIIRCGGDDVAISDESLSFGGQGHQALKSEVLKEHGPEQERPGEHSFSDTDSDSDSDDEDNENGIMAWFWRLARRF; from the coding sequence ATGGCGCGCACCGGCGCCTCTGCTTCCCTCTTCGTGCTCGTCTGCTGCCTCCTCGTGGGTTCTGTCCCGGCGCGCCTACCCGTCGAGCTTCCGACGCAAGTAGTGCCCGACGCCGTTGACCGCGTGGCCGCCGCCGAGCCGCTTCTGGACAAGCAGTTGGCGGCTGCCGAGGCGGCCAACCCGACCAAAGTCCACTCCATaacagaggaggaggagatggtggttcACCCGGCCCGCCAGCTCCCCCAGATCATCCGGTGCGGCGGCGACGACGTGGCGATCTCCGACGAGTCGCTGTCCTTCGGCGGCCAGGGCCACCAAGCGTTGAAGAGCGAGGTGCTGAAGGAGCACGGGCCGGAACAGGAGCGGCCCGGCGAGCACTCTTTCTCGGACACCGACAGCGACTCGGATTCAGACGACGAGGACAATGAGAATGGGATCATGGCGTGGTTCTGGAGGCTGGCGCGTCGCTTCTGA